Proteins encoded within one genomic window of Streptomyces profundus:
- a CDS encoding ABC transporter ATP-binding protein: MPIAGARETRREAWRRLVRRPYALAGVALLFVVASVCGLAAPALLGQIVAAVTEGKSTSFVVGAAVGIVVAGVVAALLGRFAHALLARLFQSALADLREEAFGTALGLPQARLEKAGAGDVVSRVSGDVEAVGEAVGGVLPALTSAAFTIVVTAAGLAVLDPRFALGALVAVPLQVWVTRWFLARSGPVYRRLRVAEGHRTGELVEVFSSEDTIVGTGRSARHSRRVADASEAAIIPGLEATRLRAGFYNGLNAAEFVGLASVLAVGAWLTSSAGVSVGAATTAALLYFRLFDPIGIVLAELDALQRAMAGLSRLFGVVGVRELTAVPRATRRQREARRAGAPARLTIEEVTFSYQPDRPAVRGVSLTVEPGERVAVVGASGSGKSSLAGLVAGIHRPGSGRVLLDGDPVVPGAAAEAGVLLVTQEVRAFSGTVADNLRLAAPDAAPDAIAAALRAVGAEWVFALPDGADTGIGPEALALTNEQIQQLALARVVLAKPRVVVLDEATAETGARAARALDRATAEAIGDSGALVIAHRLTQAVGADRVVVMDEGRVVESGPHEALLAARGAYARLWQAWSRRAVAGD, from the coding sequence TTGCCGATCGCGGGGGCGCGGGAGACGCGGCGGGAGGCTTGGCGGCGGCTCGTTCGGCGGCCCTACGCGTTGGCCGGCGTCGCGCTGCTGTTCGTCGTCGCCTCGGTCTGCGGCCTGGCCGCGCCCGCGCTGTTGGGGCAGATCGTCGCCGCCGTCACCGAGGGGAAGTCCACCTCGTTCGTCGTCGGCGCCGCCGTCGGCATCGTCGTCGCCGGGGTGGTCGCCGCGCTGCTGGGGCGGTTCGCGCACGCGCTGCTGGCCCGGCTCTTCCAGTCCGCGCTGGCCGATCTGCGCGAGGAGGCGTTCGGCACGGCGCTCGGCCTGCCGCAGGCGCGGCTGGAGAAGGCCGGCGCCGGTGACGTGGTGAGCAGGGTGTCCGGCGATGTGGAGGCGGTCGGCGAGGCCGTCGGCGGCGTGTTGCCCGCGTTGACGTCGGCCGCGTTCACCATCGTGGTCACCGCGGCCGGGCTGGCCGTGCTGGATCCGAGGTTCGCGCTGGGCGCGCTGGTCGCCGTTCCCCTCCAGGTGTGGGTCACCCGCTGGTTCCTGGCCAGGTCGGGGCCGGTCTACCGGCGGCTGCGGGTCGCCGAGGGGCACCGCACGGGGGAGTTGGTCGAGGTCTTCAGCAGCGAGGACACCATCGTCGGCACCGGCCGCTCCGCGCGCCACTCGCGGCGCGTCGCCGACGCGTCCGAGGCCGCGATCATCCCCGGCCTGGAGGCCACCCGGCTGCGGGCCGGCTTCTACAACGGGCTGAACGCCGCCGAGTTCGTCGGCCTGGCCTCGGTGTTGGCGGTCGGCGCCTGGCTGACGTCGTCGGCGGGCGTCTCCGTCGGCGCCGCCACCACCGCCGCGCTGCTGTACTTCCGTCTCTTCGACCCGATCGGCATCGTTCTCGCCGAACTCGACGCGCTGCAACGGGCGATGGCGGGACTCAGCCGGCTGTTCGGGGTGGTCGGCGTCCGGGAGTTGACGGCGGTGCCACGCGCGACGCGGCGGCAGCGGGAGGCGCGACGGGCGGGCGCCCCGGCCCGGTTGACCATCGAGGAGGTCACCTTCTCCTACCAGCCCGACCGGCCGGCCGTGCGCGGCGTCTCGCTGACCGTCGAGCCGGGTGAACGGGTCGCCGTGGTCGGCGCCTCGGGGTCGGGCAAGTCCAGCCTGGCCGGGCTGGTCGCCGGCATCCACCGCCCCGGCTCGGGCCGGGTGCTGCTCGACGGTGACCCGGTGGTGCCGGGGGCCGCGGCCGAGGCGGGCGTGCTGCTGGTGACACAGGAGGTGCGCGCCTTCAGCGGCACCGTCGCCGACAACCTGCGGCTGGCCGCGCCGGACGCCGCGCCGGACGCCATCGCCGCCGCGCTGCGGGCGGTCGGCGCCGAATGGGTCTTCGCACTGCCGGACGGCGCCGACACCGGGATCGGCCCGGAGGCGCTGGCCCTCACCAACGAGCAGATCCAGCAACTCGCCCTGGCGCGCGTGGTGTTGGCCAAACCCCGGGTGGTGGTGCTGGACGAGGCCACCGCCGAGACCGGCGCCAGGGCCGCCCGTGCGCTGGACCGGGCCACCGCCGAGGCCATCGGCGACAGCGGCGCCCTGGTGATCGCACACCGGTTGACGCAGGCCGTGGGCGCGGACCGGGTCGTCGTCATGGACGAGGGGCGCGTCGTGGAGTCGGGGCCGCACGAGGCGTTGCTCGCCGCCAGAGGCGCCTACGCGCGGCTCTGGCAGGCGTGGTCGCGCCGCGCCGTGGCGGGTGACTGA